A segment of the Manihot esculenta cultivar AM560-2 chromosome 13, M.esculenta_v8, whole genome shotgun sequence genome:
tatatcaattatttatatattaattatatcttTTTATTATAACTCAATTAAATGTTATACCCTTTTACCCTACTTCTTAGAACGTTTGTTTCTCATAAAAATACGCTTCCAAGAATTTACATAGAAAGTATGATATAattgtatttattatataaattaactttttaggaaataaaattatttttaaatggttaaagataattatataattttaaatataataaattaagtgATAAATTCAATATAACTTAATTAAGATATCAAGTTTCCTCTAAGTTATTTCCTTTGCATAAGGGATAATTTTCAGGAAGTTAGTTTAAAATATGAACCAAacaagagttttttttttattatttttacgaaaaatgtcattttcttGGTTTATTTACTCCAACCAATCAAGACCTACAAACATAATAGAGATGAATAATGGAGGAGAGGCGAAGAACCTATGAGTTTAGATGTTCCTTGGTAAAAGAATAGTATAAATATATggcaataaaataatataaatatttgacaATATTATATTAACctatttctaattttataatactgatttattattattaaaacaaaATACATAATTTGCCCCTtcatctttttataaaaaattaatttattttttaattttaattttgctctatttattttttcaattttcaaatgatgAAATAATTTCTAACTTTGATTTTGTTCTATTTACTCTGTCAATTTTTAAAtggtaaaataatttaatatcgtGTATGATATTTATGCGCTACCACATTatagaattaagttattatttaataattaaaaattaaaagagtgatatatatatatatattccctCACTTtctaaagattaaattattcaaaattttaaaattagataaataaataagataaaaataaagttgAGAGTAAAATGACTTAAGGGACAAATTATGCATTTAGCATATTAATAATGTGTTATAATTCATaaattatatatgtaaattactttcatttaatattttaggttaagtattaaaaaataaaaaagtcactaattactaattaataataattgataTTAATATAGCGACCACTAAAGGTTTAGAAGTTTGAATGGACCTTTATACGATCTAGTCTCAGTTAAAAAGGTCGTCAAGGCTCTAGACTAAAATCCTATTGGGACTCAGTTTTCATTGTCCTACTGAAACTCAATTATAGAATCTAAATCCTTTCAGAATAAGACCACCAACAAGCTATTTAAAGGAGTAACCTCTAGGTATGTGAGCTATCTAATCTTTTTTCTAAATTCTCTTTGGATCTTTTTCTGACTTACACATCGGAGGTTTTACCTATCAAACCACTCGGTATTTCTTGTTATTTTGGAGATCCATTACCTAAAGGAAGAATCGAAAGAATATCATTAGCGCCGTCTgtggaaaagaaaagtttttcatAGGAATATAATTTTTCGTAATTATTGCctcgattttttctttttttagccAATTCTTAACCTCTTTCGCCCCTAATCCTAATAATAGATAACAACGGTACTATCAAAATAGTCAACAATGGGAATCTTGTCGGTATGAATTTATGTCCTAGAGACAAGTACCTAATATGGAAATACTTTTGGAGAAATTGAAGATGTTAACAGAACTTCTGAAAAAACGAAATGGGGATGCCATCTCGTAAGGATCCCATGGCATCTGTACTAGGAAAAATAAAGACGATATATGAGAGAAGACAGTGGAGAGTCGGAAGAGTCGAGAAAATATCGGAACGAAGTCTAAAACTCAAGAAGGAGAGCATCTGGACGCAAGATTAATGGATGTGGTAAGAAGATTTCAAAAGAAGCAGCTGAAAGACGACTTCGGAATTGGAGATGTTTCTTGTAACACTCCCTACTCGGTTATTTAGTTAGCCGAGCCGGAGATGTCACATCTTGTAATGgttctcttatttttcttttaattaatatcatatAATTCATTGCCATTTTTTTCCTTATCGAAAATTCGACAATATTTTCCTTGTAATATGGGTCTCCCTGTAATATGGGTCTCCCTATAATATGGACTTAATTCTACATGTGAAAAGTTAAATCACATTTCTATAAACTATAACTTTAACCCCCAAACTTTTTTCAATATCCAACATAATTTCAACTTAAATCAAACACTTCATATACTCTCTCATAATCTCAATACAAAAACTTATACTAATAACTATATATTTGCACCAAAATAAAAATCTCCAAATATATCTAATTCACAACCATATATCTAAAACTTTATGTACatgctatattttttaaaatcaactttatataaaatttataaaatttataaaatatattcaaaGATGGCTAACGATATAACTCTGATTCGGTCGATACAATCTTAATCTACTACTCTTTGAAACTACAATCTGcatggaaaaaaatatattcctACGTACTAATCAAATTGATTAGTAGTGCTCAACTTTTTTTATAACATACTTTACAAAGAAAATTTGAAAAGTtgctaattatttttaaattacaatataaaaagaaataaaaaataagtgatttataaagaaaatttaaataaaatatacatataattcCAATTTTAATATGTGACTGAGTAAATTATTTAAGTCAATGGTCAATTCATCATATTCATTAACAACTCATAACATAGAACTCTTTCCATGTAATTAAAGTCAAATGCTTTATCATATCCTtaacaataattaatattttatgtaataataaaaatttaactttaaaactATAACATATagcaaatttaaaaatctttcatatatccttttaaattattatttttctataatagaaaattaaactCAGAATTGACTTAaaataatctttattttattttaaattaaattaataatatatgtttTAGTATACattcatatttaatttcaaaCACATAATTTACATTCCAATCTATTTCACAGAGaaacattatttaatttatactttGCTATTAAGAACTCAAATATAGGtcatccatttaaaaaaaattataattaaagacaTTTTCATActttataatgataaaaattattaaaaaatagatagaGATCTATAATTTAGACGGatagattataaaaaatttaaatatttaattttaaaaatttattaacataagGAATAATTGGTTCTTTAGAAGTTCTTTGGGAAAAAAAATGGTTCTTTAGAAATTGATTATTTATAGCTTTTTGTCTAATCTCGGTAGACTATTTAACACTAACATTTTTTCTTAAATACAAATATTCtttaattcattaaattaaGACTAAAATTTATTCACACCAAATCAATTCATTAATTCTctgtttgaaataaaaatttttataaaaatttaattaaaataattttttttatagcaattcttatatttaaactgaaattttgatttttttttaattttaaaaatttttattttaaaaaaataaaaatctttataattttataaaacttcGTTTAAATATCAAATGAGagtggaaaaataaaataatctcaGTGCTtactttataataaatattaaatttttaatcttGTTTAAGCGAAAAGAGTAGGATAAcacttaataatatataattattattattattattattattattttaccaAGCCGTTATTCTGTTAACTTAATTTGGAGAAGCACTTTATAAACTATTATTTAATCATTCTCCATAAtgttttgatttgattaattttttattattttgtaatgATAACATTTCCAAAATGATGATAACAACACAAAACCCAAGTATTGGGTAGCAACACTGGCatttataacatttaaaaagaaaaatgaaaggcAAAAGGATTACTCCAAATACAAAATCATATTTTACTCTGGAATCTCCTCAATCCCCGTTTTAGTTTGCATGGAAACTTCATAACTTtggattttttaaatgaaaattcatTATCTGCCACCACCATCGCCGCTCCCAGAACCACTGCCCGTTCCAGCACCAGCTCCTACTCCAACTCCTATTCCTACGCCAATTCCAACTCCAAATCCTCCACCAGCACCGCTCCCTCTTCCTGCACCACCTCCTACACCCCCTCCAGCTCCAAAGCCTCCACCATGACCTGACCCACCACCAAGAccacctccacctcctcctcctcccccaccaccaccaccacctccagCTCCACCACCAATGCCACCACCTACACCACCTCCAGCCCCAAAGCCTCCACCATGACCTGACCCACCACCAAGTCctccaccacctcctcctcctcctccaccaccacctccagcACCACCTCCGACTCCAACTCCTACACCACCTCCAGCTCCAAAGCCTCCTCCATGACCCGAACCACCACCTagaccacctccaccacctccgCCTCCTCCTCCGCCCCCACCTCCTCCTGCACCACCTCCAACTCCACCTCCTACACCACCTCCAGCTCCAAAGCCTCCTCCATGACCCGAACCACCACCTAGACCGccgccaccaccaccaccacctcctcctcctcctcctccccccCACCACCAATTCCTCCTCCAGCTCCACCCCCTACTCCTCCTCCAGCTCCAAACCCTCCACCATGACCCGATCCACCCCCaataccacctccaccaccgccACCAAATCCACCACCACCCCCACCACCAAATCCACGACCACGACCAAAGCGTCCACCACATCTTCGGCCCCATCGACAGTAGTCATCATCACCGCGAAACCTATTCTCATCAACTCTTTGATCGGCAAGAGTGACAGCACTCAAatgaaaaacaaaacacaacaaAAGCATAAGAAAAGAAACCCATTGTGGAGAGACACCCATTGTTAGCTTCACTGTTTCTGGTTGATCTTCTTTTGCAGAAAAGATATATCCTTATATAGGGTTCATCCACTTGCGGAGGTTGGACGTCCACTGAAGCGCCATTAATGGGGTGCGTGTCCATTCAACGCGCTAAGTGGAACCGTTGGGTGAGTGGCGATCCAGAACATTTAAAGCTCAATGGAGAGCTGAGGAACCATAATGATCTATGCCAGCGATCGagtcaaaatatatatatatagctggAAGGAAATGGCCACTGGATTTCTGTAAGCTATGCCCATACGTCGACTGCAGTTAGTCAACCATGGATGCAACTTGAGCTAATTTGACTTCTTGCTTTGTATTTAGATTTGTTTTTGTGAGAGCTTTTTTTCAATTCCTACAtttatagtaaaataattatcaaaacaCGTAGAAtctgaaaatatttttggatTCTGTGTGTCAAAGGGAGGAGTTCGACAGTCATACTGTCGAACACACTAGTTCGACAGTGTGAGGGTCGAACAGAGAGCAGTTCGACACCTTAACTGTCGAACTACCATTACTGTCGAACACACTAGTTCGACAGTGTGAGGGTCGAACAGAGAGCAGTTCGACACCTTAACTGTCGAACTACCATTTGGTTGGTGAGCTGGACATGTTCGGTGCCGAACATGTCCATGCatgatattaaattaattttttaaagatggatgaaatattttaagattgatgaaatattttaagattttaaattattatattttttaaaaaatattaaattttattaatttttttattatatttatttataaaaatattaaattttattaaatattaaaaaattaaaaaaacttaaaaataattaataatttaaaaaacttaaaaatttgaaaaaacttaaaaataattattttatgtttatttttttaaaatttttttaatatttaataaaatttaatatttttataaataaatataataaaaaagttaataaaatttaatattttttaaataaaaataataatttaaaattctaaaatatttcaaccgtattattaatttttttaattattttaaaattattaaatatttatttttaatattataatattatataaattgattagtattaattttatttaatgttttagtcttattaaatattttataatatttaacatgtttaaaaaatatataattaaaaaattaataaaatttaatatttttaaaaaatataataatttaaaattttaaaatatttcatcaaTGTTGCGCGCATGAATGAGATATCCATGCTTGGAATGCATGGGTCATGCATGTTGGACATGTTCGGCACTTTGAGTGCCGAGCATTCCAATctcagttttttaaaatttttttaatatttaataaaatttaatatttttatacataaatataataaaaaattaataaaatttaatatttttaaaaaatataataatttaaaattttaaaatatttcatcaaTGTTACGCGCATGAATGAGATATATCCATGCTTGGAATGCATGGGTCATGCATGTTGGACATGTTCGGCACTTTGAGTGCCGAACATTCCAATctcagttttttaaaatttttttaatatttaataaaatttaatatttttatacataaatataataaaaaattaataaaatttaatattttttaaaaaatataataatttaaaattttaaaatatttttatgacatGCATGAAATTCATGTATAGACATGTTCACAGATGCTCAGCAGCAACTTGTGGACATGTTCGGCACCCATAAGTGCCGAACATGTCCAGTTCACCAACCAAATTGCAGTTCGACAGTTAAGGTGTCGAACTACTCTTTGTTCGACACTTTTACTGTCGAACTCACTTGTTCGACAATATGACTATCGAACTCATCCGTTTGACAcacagaatccgaaaatattttcgaattctgcgtgtttttataattattttactataaaTGCATGAATCGAAAAAAAGCTCTTTTTGTGAAGCCAATTACTCGTCATCTGCATGGTGGGTGAGGATCTTAAACTGACAGTCCATATGTATAAATGCCACAGGTCATGGCTTCCCAACAGATATTTTTTAATCCCATGGACTAAAGTTCAAGCctttatatttgaaatttttttagggATATAGCGGGAGTtcttaaaaagtaaatattctGCCACTTATCAAATTTTTAAGAGGCAACACTCCTTGATTATTTTTCTTTGGTAAgtacttaatttattttaataattatttgtaaaataataaaataattaattgtaataattttataaatatttatttaataatataatggtTTAACTCTAATTCAACCCTTTTTGAATGGTAAACTTAACTTCTTACTTTGATCAATTCATTGACCgctttgaatttaaaataatgatCTCAATACAACATGTGAAATATTTGGAGGTAAGCATCACCACTTATGGATCCGctgagaataaaaaaattaaaaaaaaattattatttaatttttgtgttataaaaaatttactgattgctttctaaattataaaaattacgattagaataattttaaaatattaaaaaatttatgaattaatttttttattaaacattttaatatttagttctTATAACATTTTCTAACGGCATCCTTTTAACATTTTCTAACCGCATCCTTTCATCATTCTCCTTAAAGCCATACTCTCGATGAGACTTAGCTAAGTAGATAAAGGTGCATAATTAGCTTTATTTACTGCTTGCGGTATCAGCCGTTACCGTGTCCTGTCCGTTTtgagtaaaatatatattatttattttatttcataatttttatctatttaattttttcacacatattaaaataattttttaatattttttaaattatatttatcataaaaatattaaattttattaaatattaatagatatttaaaatattcatttataaaaactaataaaaaaattattttaaaaactaataaaaaaattattttaaaaataaaatagaattataataataaatttatatgttattatattataaaataaaatgaataataattttaaaataataaaataaaataaaataaaataaattataagataGATGGAATATAtatattcgattaatttttatatataataaaaaaattaaattacaatttattcCTTACAATTtactaaaaacctacacattAATATCTATATGTATTTTGAAGAGTCAGATTAatcctttttaaaaaaaatcaacaaattaATTTCTGCGTTGTGAAAAATATAGCAAGAGTCATTTATTTCATTCACAATTTAATCCCTAATTTTATACATTATAACAATTTAGTCCTTAATGTTTAAATACATACAACAAgtctttaaaagaaaaaacagaGTAACAATAACTTAAATGTATTTTTCTCtagtattaatttaatgattttaattaaaattataaagacaaGGGCTATTTGcatgaaaaattcaaatttttttactcttttataatttaatctaaaattttaaaagttgatatgtataaaattataaattttattataattatatctaaatttaaactGGAAAAAGTGTATTTTTCTAATGCAAaataatgtaaattattttattatatttttataccacgtaaataaatattattaatataaaaaatttaaaatttttaattattttataatttaattcaaaactttaaaaattaatataatttaattcaaaatttacaatttcatatattaattaattaatactaaTTTTTCCCTTATGGACAAGTTAATTTTAGTTGTAGAACCGAGAACAATGTCATAGAAccaaaaataatttgaatacgtaattataaataaaaagtttatttatttttagttaagaGAATTAATTAGAAGTTCTAATTATTATACATACAGTAAGTTCTCATTTTTTACTTGCAAAACAAATTATTATaacattaattgtttaacaATTAATTTTACTAGCTACTTTTAACTTATTCAAATAATATAGGGATTTTCATGAATTAAtccatatttgatatttttcttcTATTTATATGAGATGAAAAAAAATTGTTGGAATTACGAAACCTATATGCAGTCGGCTTTGACCGTTATTATTACTgataaatattcaaataattaaattaatgtgtttaatcaattttaaaaaactgcAATCACAGACTTAACTGATTGCTGGTTGATAATAAGTATATTTGAGTAAGTTTGAGAACTTTTAAATTCTACTCTATCaatctctaatttttattttttaaaaaaaaaaaactttaaaaaattatatagttagGTAACTGAGATCCAtcagttatattttaaattaatttttataattaaaatattttattattaattagttgttatttttattttattttttatttagaccatattattattttttattgaaaatattttattttttaatataaagactctatctaaataaaattaaatttcaattcaataaattagagataattacagttataaataaaaagaaaaattactttttagtctctgagatttaacgtaattaacacttatatccctctattttggcgacccaacacttaagtccctcactttattttctgtccaaattcgtagtccttccatccAAAGTAGCCATTTgagacacgtgaattgacaaaattaaccctcactaaacccAAACTCAAatgtctcttcttcttcttcttcttcttcttcttcttcttcttcttcctaccttttctgcaacttcttctttttcttcttctttcttcttcttcttcttcttcttcctcctacctTTTCtgaaacttcttcttcttcttcctcctacctTTTCtgaaacttcttcttcttcttctttcttcttcttcttcttcttcttctttcttcttcttcttctttcttcttattcttcttaccctttctgcaacttcttattcttcttcttcttcttcttcttctttttcttcttcctaccctttctacaacttcttcttcttcttcttcttcttcttcctactctttctacaATTGgaaaaaacatgaaagagaaaaaaaataggaatttcacattgagagaagggtatttttgaaaaaaattatcatctctcacctttgactctttggcCAAACTGTTTAAATggatggaaggactacgaatttggacggaagagaaagtgagaaaCTTAAGTGttaggtcgccaaaatagagggacataaatattaattacgttaaatctcaaggactaaaaagtaatttttcttaaataaaaaaaactattcgTTCCTAATCAGCATTAGGACTTAAATTAGACTTAAGGccatcaaaaaaattatttgaattattttagttatgtacaaaattataaagaattctaattatttttaaggATCATTATTCGGTCATTGATTAGATAATAAATTACTATAATAAGTAAGGGACATAAATATACAATTTAATAAAACAGGAAATCTAATATTAATCGAATAGGCAAACATCTAGTTAGGATAAGTTGGGAACAAtctcacatttaaaaaaaaaaaaaattcatttcatGTTCTGATCTTCAAAATTCCAAGAGGCTTTGAAAggctatgaatattgaatgattcCATAGGCATTTTCACCGACCCTTAGTAATTAAATGTAGGCATTGAAATGATCCTGCTTGAAAACTTAACCTCAAAAGAATCAGTTTCTATTGCTCATGAATACTATGTGGATCACTTTTTCGAAAATTGTATAGATTTAGGATAGAGGAgtatattcggttcaaattgaaaaattgatcaaattaaattaatttagaaatttaatttgattttttacttttttagtttaatttttatttttaaaaaattagattaatttgattttggttcattttgataagataaaattgaactaaaccgattaataaataatagtatattactttttatattatatagagATTAGACTATAAATAaagttgaaatatttcaattgaattttagaacattaaaaaataaagtataaaaaaataaaaagatcatTAAAAAGCCAACCGatcaaattaaactaaatcaaaTCAGTTTAGTTCAATTCAAATTGGTTTTGCTCAAAATTATGTTCGATTTTCacaaatgttaaaattttaattttcgatttatttagTTTGGTTCGGTTCAACTCACTCCTAATATACGATATTTATATGGTAAAACAAAATAGAGtaaacatttatataaaaatagttatttatttgaaaaaagagaaatttactatttattccttatattttgagaaaattaattaatttgtccatcgattttaaaaaatacattaaaatgatcattttaaaaaaatctactaattaatctattgaatcatcggttaaaaattagtttaagttagttttaaatatatttaactgATATATTTGAACTGTGAATCCTTATTACTTATAACTGTTTTGTGATAAGAATAGTTAAGTTATACttatgtataaatatatttttgtacATTACAAAAAAGACACTTTTAATAACAATTATGTACTTTCTTTATAAAGTATCATAGCCGCAAAACCACTTTGGTTTTGATCCGATCTGTTCTTCTTCAACATTTCCCATTTTATCTTTTCAATCAAATGTCTTCTTCATCAACAGTTTTGAATATGATTCATTTCTCTGGGAAGATGCTTGTTTCCTTTAATGCTTCCCAATTTCCCTTAAAACTCACGCCTCAAAACTATCCTACCTGGCATGCTCAGCTTGTCCCTGTATTTCGAGGGCATAATTTGATGGGGTATATTGATAGAACGCCGCCATGTCCTTCTCCTATTGTTCAACAAAAAGATGGAAAGGATGTGTCTACATGTCCTTCTCCTGCTGTTCcgcaaaaagatgaaaaggatATATCTAATAGTGATTATAAATTCTGAATTTGCCAAGACCAGTTAATCTTGGCAGCCATCATAGCTTCAACAATTTTTTCGGCAATGCATCTTGTGTCATCTGCATCATCTTCTGCTGATGCCTAGGACAAAATCCAAGTTTCTTGTGCTAATCATTTTGCAATACGAATCCTTTCTCTTCGTGAGAAGCTCACCAATTTCAAACGTGAATCCAAGCCTGTGTCTGAATATTTGCATGATATTAAAATCATGACTGAGGATTTAGCTCTTTGTGGGAGCCCTGTTTTTGATATTAATCTTGTCATATATGTCTTACATGGTGTGGGTACTGAATTTAGAGACATTGCAGCTGCTGTGTGTGCTAGAGATTCAGTTATTTCTTTCGAGGAGCTTTAAGATAAACTTCAAGCTCATGAACTGTATTTGAACCGAATTGATCCTTTATATGCTCCAGCTCCAATGGTTGCCAATAACGTCAGGAAAGGGTCTGCTAGTCGCTAGACCAATCGGTTTGACCATTAAGGATTTTCAAATGGAAATAATTCCTTTTCTGGTTCTTCATTTCCTTCTGCTCAGAATAATCGTTCTGATTTTGTGAGGAAAGTATTGAGTAGCTCAAAAATTTTGTACTAGATTTGTGAGCGGCCTGGACATAATGCCAAAAAGTATTATCGTGCGAAAGACttcttcaaaaataattttccacAGCCATGAGGTAATCATGTTACTGCTCATGAGTCTTCAAGTTGGGCTTTAG
Coding sequences within it:
- the LOC122721484 gene encoding glycine-rich cell wall structural protein 1-like, which encodes MGVSPQWVSFLMLLLCFVFHLSAVTLADQRVDENRFRGDDDYCRWGRRCGGRFGRGRGFGGGGGGGFGGGGGGGIGGGSGHGGGFGAGGGVGGGAGGGIGGGGVGGGAGGGGGGGGGGGGGGGLGGGSGHGGGFGAGGGVGVGVGGGAGGGGGGGGGGGGGLGGGSGHGGGFGAGGGVGGGIGGGAGGGGGGGGGGGGGGGLGGGSGHGGGFGAGGGVGGGAGRGSGAGGGFGVGIGVGIGVGVGAGAGTGSGSGSGDGGGR
- the LOC122721485 gene encoding uncharacterized protein LOC122721485; its protein translation is MSSSSTVLNMIHFSGKMLVSFNASQFPLKLTPQNYPTWHAQLVPVFRGHNLMGYIDRTPPCPSPIVQQKDGKDVSTCPSPADKIQVSCANHFAIRILSLREKLTNFKRESKPVSEYLHDIKIMTEDLALCGSPVFDINLVIYVLHGVGTEFRDIAAAVCARDSVISFEEL